Below is a genomic region from Cloeon dipterum chromosome 2, ieCloDipt1.1, whole genome shotgun sequence.
ACTTAATGGTATTTAGATTGTTCGTTCTTGATGGGGTTGCCTTACGTTGACAGTTACAACTTGTTCTTCTCTTGAAAACAAATACTTTTTGTAGTAATTAGCATGAAAACTAGATATCTGAAGGTTCAAATGATGTCTTCGTTTCAGCTAAAGAGAccatgaaaaagaagaagCCGTCAAGACCTCTGAGGAAACCTCCACTGCAAgagaccaaaaataaaatcagaaatgtAAGGATCTCTCTAATTTGACTCTTACGCAAGTGCTGAGAGCGcctatttttctcttttatctAGATTCTGTCCAAATGCGAGCCGCACGAGGTGGCGGAAATCGCCGGCAGTGTCGTTGCCCAGTCAGTGGACTTGTGGCATTTGTTACTGCTGAAAGTGGCAGCCAAAGACAACTCAGGTACCAGGACAGAGGCTGTGCTGCGGGAGGTGGACCAGCTGTTAGAAAAAGCAAAACACGCTCTACAGAGTACGGTTCTGAACCACCACCAAACAGATCAATTTGCCGACGCCATAGAAATCAATGTATGTACactcaattgatttttaaaatcaaacaagaaaatttatgatttttttttaacatttcttaTAACGCGTTTTGAATGTGGTGATTATTGTGATAATGATGCGTTGACGTTCTTGTAAACGtgaaataatatgtaaaattttcaattggagGGGGACTGGAAAATACTACAAATGACATCTCCATTCACagattgattaattttaatttgtcaatttatcattcaaatttacttttttattacttaatTTCTGGCTTggatattttgttattttaagactcctttaagttttaaaacatataaGAGTTTGATTTAGTTTAATGTcatcattgaaaaaataagcaaatattTCGTGAATTTTGTAAGAAtttccaattgaaaattttgcaggtTGCGAACAGTGCTGCTGCAACGGCGCTGAACATCGCGCCAGGCTCGCTGAAAGTGGACCGGCTGGAGGACGCACGGATCTGCTGGCAGCCGGAGATAGTGGAGAAGGAGGCGACGCCGCCAGCACTGCCTCCACTGCCGGAGCAAGTGCCTACGGAGCTGAGCTCCCTGGTGGCCGCAACGGTGGGCAGCGACACGGATATGCTAGTGGACAGCGTGCCATCATTTGAACTGACGGCCGACCTGAAACTGGATAAGCCGCTGGACGGGACGCTGTTGTCGGACACAATGGACGAGATTGTCACCGCTGGGCTCAACAGCCTAGTCGGGGGCAAGGAGGACATCGAGGGCTTTCCGCCTGCCACCGTCTTTGACGGCCAAACGCTGGACATGGCCATCAAGGCTGGCTGGGACAGCCTGGCCGACCACCACGCGCTCGACCAGACCGCCTTGGATGGCGCGACGCCAGTCGTCGACTTTGACGACATTAGTGAGGAGTTCAACCGCAATACACAAGCGCAGtgttaattaatcatttatttaagaTTCTTTTGGACTTTAGTCGAGCAACTGACTGCTCGCCAGCTCTAGTCAACGCGCTTgagccaaataaatattttttcaattgtaaatGACAtcatagtttttattttacacaacaTACTCAGTTTCTCTTGCTCCCTGAATCAGCATTCCTCCCCTTCCTTTAATACatattacataaataatacatattttctgttaatttgGTTGTTTTGAAATTCACCATGACTGATTCAGCTTAAAAAGGTGCTTCCATGTCAGTGCTATTTTGCTGACAAACCCTGGATTTTATATCTGACTCGGGCAAGTTGCAGGGAAGGGAAAcctgttattttttaagtgtcTACGATGTCTGAACTTCAGAAAGTTATAGATGAAAATTCAGAGGTTCAGAGAGCTGGGAGTTTGAACTAGCTAGATACTGGAttcttttaaacttttgaaatttcatgttaTAATCCAAGCCAAACAGATATGCATGTCTCAAGAGAACTTACTTTAGTTCTTATAAAGCTATGTCCGCCTTCTCTCTGGATCATTGTGAAATAAGCTTTACTTCTCGGTGCTGTTGGACCTTCACGTGTTTAATCTCTAATGGTAATCTTATTATTAGCAGATCTGCAAAtagcaacaatttttgtatgcCTCTGGTATAAATCAAAACAGGTTTGAATTAGTTCAATCATACACCAGTATTTCTGTCAcgttttttatagattttggACACAGAGTGGACACAAACAGAAGTTTGGTGTTGCAACACTACGTTAAGAAAACAAATCGCAGCAATAAAGCAATGGCAGCTGGAAATGAGGggattcaatcaaacttcgaGTTGGTCTTATGCATGAGTAAGCCGCCCCTGCAGTTTCAATTAGATCTTGTTGAAGGCTGCAATGTCTACACTTTGAACCTGGAAAAAGACAAGAGTATGAGTCGATTGTAATTCAAACAAGGCGAAGTGGAAACTCACGTAGTCCTCATTCGATTCGATCTGCTCTGTGAGCAGATCAACGGACACCTTCTCGTCCTCGATCACGGCCGAGATCTGCAGCTTGTGGATACCGTAGGCGAGCGGCACCTTCTTGGACGCGCCCCACAGAAGACCGTCCATCTCGATGCTGCGCACGGCCTTCTCCAACTCAAGCATGTCGGTCTCGTCGTCCCAGGGCTTCACGTCCAAGATCACATTTGACTTGGCGATCAGAACTGGCTCTGGAGGAGAGAAAGCATATGAAATTAGCCTgacccaaaaattatttaaaagaatctcaatttatgtttattctgaaggttagaaaaataaataatgacaaTGATTTTGCCTTCCTCTTCGATGGGTGGCTGCAGGTTGTCCAAAACAGAATTTGTTCAACaggcaaaaattaactgttaaGTTACTCATTAAATTACAAACGGTGGAAACcaagaaaattatcaaaaatttagtgGCTCTTAAGatagatttgaaaattgtcaTTTCTTCGGTGTTAAAGACAAGTAAGGAAAGGTGAAAGGCCTAATTTacctctttaattttctttccaactCGTCACTAAGAGcttcagtttaatttaattaatagaaaactgcagatttttttattattctacaatggctaatatttattttcaaacttacTCTTGGACTTCTTGGCCGCGTACTCTGCAAGCCTCTGTTCCCTGACCTGCTTGGCCGACTCATCTTCCTCCTTGAAAGTTACAGACAAATAAATCAAGCCACTGCAATCATTGgaaggaatatttttgtacaTCAGAGGAACCGAAGAGGTCAACGTCGTCATCATCGTCTTTTGGCGCTGGCGTAGCCTTCTGTGGGGCGGCAGGCTTGGCTGGCGCTGCTGAGGTCTTTGGTGCAGAAACCACTGAGCTAGACTTCTTTTCCAGCTCGTTCAGCCTCTTCTCAAGGGCATCTTGCGACTTCTGCATTTTCTCCACCACTACAAAAGTCGATACATCcattttttagattgttttatcataaatatggatttttttctccaagggatttccaaaataagtttttttctaTCATTTTTTGAGATTCTACGAAATATCGTTGgataaatttgtaacaaaagGGAGGAGTCCCAAAATTATGAAGAggtttttttcgttttccgAATGTAGGACAATAAGAAATAGAGAAATACAAACGTACACTTGCGGAGCCCCTCATTTTCTTTCTCCAAGCTGACGATTCTGTTGACCAGGTCAGTGCCGCCCTGGTTGACGGCAAAGGTCGAAATACGATCCACCTACAAAACCAGGAATGAAGTCGCCGCAGCAAAAATTTCGGGAAGGGGGGagcgaaagaaaagaaagagtcggcacttgtaaatttaaaaataagcaacaattccgtaaaaagtaaaaagcgcGTGCGAATTTCGCCCAATgaatatgaaaatgaaataatgcagAGCTGGAATGGAGGCCCGTGTCCTACTCACACATTCTAGGGAGGTTTTAATGTGTTGGCGCGCCCTGGCTACCTCGCTGGCGAGACTACTTTTTTCGTCTGCTTGGTTATTAGCAGGAGGCGAAGGACCCTACACCGAAACAGATCAAGTATACAATTTGCAGTCAGAGTCGATCAGTTATCAGCTATCAATTCAaaacacagacacacacaaaCGCAACTATGCAGCTGGGGGATGGGAAGATTAACGCAAGATTAGTGCTTAACTTAAAATTCCCATCTCCGGTGGATGAACGAAAGGAATAATTACGAAATAATCATGGCTACACACATCTAGTAGTCTAAAAATACATGCGAACTGGGAGACATGCAAATAATTACAGAAAAACAACTTGCTCGgctaaaaatcattaaaatacaaatgaaaatcacACAGGTAgacaaaaaagaattaatattaatgatgAGTAAAACggacaaaaatcataaaaaaaactgtgacGGACGAAACgtgctgcaaaataaaaattataaagtctGCAGCTGCCAATAACAAGCGGTCTCAGGTTGTGACCTTATCGGGCTCGGGGCTCTGCTTCTTGCCCTTCTTGTTGACCTCGTTCTTCTTCTCCTTGGTGCTGGCCTGTTGCGGCTGCGGCTTGGCCTTCTCGGGCTCGGCCGCGGCTACCGGCTGCTTGGCGGCCGGCTGCGGCTTGGGGGCTGGCGGCTGCGCGGCGAcggccgctgccgccgccggctgcTGAGCCTTGGCTTCCTGGGCATTGTTAGTGGAATTGTTATTCCGTTTGCGGCGCTTCTTTTTCTTGTCCGCGGCAGCCGCAGAGGACTCTTCGCTGGCCTGGGGCGGCGGGGACTGCAGTTTGGTTTCGGGCATGTTAGTGCAGAAGGAAGGAGTTGTTAGCACCTCTGGCTGTGGAGGAGTCCCGCTGCTGGTCGAGCAGAAAAGCTTGCGCAAACAACCCAACAATCAATGGTCACACGCGAGACACAagtgagagagcagagagagaggggACGGACAGAGAGACAGTGAGAAAGAGACTGCTATTTGGTTGGTTCGTTTGTAATGAACGAACAGTCGGTCGCTCTCGCTCGGTCGGCGGGCCCGATTTATACCTTGGCGAGCCGCTCGAAGTGCTGCTTCTCGGCGTCCTCGTACTTGTACTTGTCGGCCCAGTTCCTCTCGTAAATCAGTGGCGAGCTCATGCTAGTAGCGGATCTGCTGATTGTTACGCTAGAGTTACTAAAAAGTACACACACGGTCGCAGACGTTGTTGCAATACACGCAGCCTCACAAACAAACCGAACGCCTGCCAAAACTTGCCACACCGAGCTAACTCGAAGGGCAAATTCATCCAGCAGGCGGCCAATCAGTTGCGGATGCCGCGGTCGGCGGCGGGACGGCCGCGGACAGCCGAGTATCAGAGAAAACCGGCATCGAACCAACCTGAGTATGAGCCTGTGATGGATCGGTCGTACGAAAGAACGTGCTTGGGGCTTGGGCACCGCAGCGAGAACAAAATCAATGTGGCATGCTGCGTTGCCACATCCTACCAACCTGGGAACCTGCTAGTGCTGCTGTCGACACCAGTCTTTTTATTGGTCAACAGCTGGGCAACGCAGCACCATTTGTCCATTTGTTTGATCCCATTGGTCGACGAATTATAAACACAAACACAACTGTTCCGTCCTCGCGCCAAGTGACGAGAATCGGCGTGCAAACACAATTTATTAAGAATCATTCCGACTCGCTTATGTATTTTCTCCGATTTGACAATGGCCGCGAACGCTAATTCGAAACAGGTTTACAAAGGAGGACTTCAGCTGCCTATCTCGAGGATAAGGACCATCATGAAGAGTTCCCCAGACGTGGAAAACATAGGACAAgattctctctttctcattgCTAAAGCAGCGGTATGTTAGCCCACCGTcgaattatataattataacacaaaattaaattttgcaggaGTTGTTTATTCAGACATTGGCTCAACGAGCTTGTGAAGATTCAAAAGGACTTAAGGATATTGGCTATAACCACGTTGCTGAGGTTATTCAGACCGACGACGAATACGATTTCCTTAGAGGTATACACTACACAACCACAAATAGAAGCTGATggatttatctttattttttgtccttgACAGAAATCCTGCCAAGAAAAGTTAAGGTGAAAGATATTCCTGGTCTTGAGTACAAAACCGAGGGCGATGAGGAAGGAAGTGACGAAGAGGAGGAGCCTACTGAGGAAGGTGCAGAGGAGCAGGGTGTAAGCGAAGGAGAGGAGtcgtcttaatttttaaaaattaattgctatttatttCGTGCATGAAGGGTAATTAAAGTCAATAAAAGATGTTGGGATCAACTTTAAAAACAGATTATAATTGAAACGACATTACACCcctaatacaaaaaaatctatcTAGTCTTGATGAGGCTTGCCATCTGGTTCTTTCTTATTGGGTCCAAGCTCCTCTGGAATGCCAAATTCTGAGAAGTGCAGATGGCGCAGCAGGAAGTAAATCTCGGCTACACCAATGACGACTGAGAAGAAGGTGCCCCAAAGGAGCCGAAAGCCCAGTTCAAGCTCGCCAAAGATGAGTTCAAGGCCAATGACGCCAAAAGCAAAGCCTGCGATGACCGACAACAGGAATTGGCCAACCCAAATCAGTTGCCGGTTGATCTGCTTCATCTGGAATGCTATGCTCTCCTCTGGCTCTTTCCGCCTTGTCGCATCAACGCTCTGAAGaaatggaatattaaaaattacaggacggaaaaaacaaaaataatataaataaatcaatattatcactaaattattattgctatgTAATAATAAAGACAACTCACCTTGGTCATTT
It encodes:
- the LOC135935616 gene encoding elongation factor 1-delta-like isoform X2, translating into MSSPLIYERNWADKYKYEDAEKQHFERLAKGPSPPANNQADEKSSLASEVARARQHIKTSLECVDRISTFAVNQGGTDLVNRIVSLEKENEGLRKLVEKMQKSQDALEKRLNELEKKSSSVVSAPKTSAAPAKPAAPQKATPAPKDDDDDVDLFGSSDEEDESAKQVREQRLAEYAAKKSKKPVLIAKSNVILDVKPWDDETDMLELEKAVRSIEMDGLLWGASKKVPLAYGIHKLQISAVIEDEKVSVDLLTEQIESNEDYVQSVDIAAFNKI
- the LOC135935616 gene encoding probable elongation factor 1-delta isoform X1, whose translation is MSSPLIYERNWADKYKYEDAEKQHFERLAKEAKAQQPAAAAAVAAQPPAPKPQPAAKQPVAAAEPEKAKPQPQQASTKEKKNEVNKKGKKQSPEPDKGPSPPANNQADEKSSLASEVARARQHIKTSLECVDRISTFAVNQGGTDLVNRIVSLEKENEGLRKLVEKMQKSQDALEKRLNELEKKSSSVVSAPKTSAAPAKPAAPQKATPAPKDDDDDVDLFGSSDEEDESAKQVREQRLAEYAAKKSKKPVLIAKSNVILDVKPWDDETDMLELEKAVRSIEMDGLLWGASKKVPLAYGIHKLQISAVIEDEKVSVDLLTEQIESNEDYVQSVDIAAFNKI
- the Chrac-16 gene encoding chromatin accessibility complex protein 1 gives rise to the protein MAANANSKQVYKGGLQLPISRIRTIMKSSPDVENIGQDSLFLIAKAAELFIQTLAQRACEDSKGLKDIGYNHVAEVIQTDDEYDFLREILPRKVKVKDIPGLEYKTEGDEEGSDEEEEPTEEGAEEQGVSEGEESS
- the LOC135935620 gene encoding transmembrane protein 199: MITTDYTLLLKPSEALLAFIKEQADAAVEPVPEMIKQLTSGSEDRLCADDFPWLQKRANAAGVSIKKLGFTIELPEPQQQPRNPQLEARCQRLRREQEAREYRQMTKSVDATRRKEPEESIAFQMKQINRQLIWVGQFLLSVIAGFAFGVIGLELIFGELELGFRLLWGTFFSVVIGVAEIYFLLRHLHFSEFGIPEELGPNKKEPDGKPHQD